In one window of Leptospira sp. WS92.C1 DNA:
- a CDS encoding DegT/DnrJ/EryC1/StrS family aminotransferase — translation MITARKTFLPFALPCISERAIEEVSSVLRSGWITSGPKVKEFEEEFARYTGSQHALALNSATAGLHLALEAIGMSREDAAICPAVTFTATAEVICYFDAEPILTDVDPIFNLMTPETLRATIERECVYQNGSLLHKKTGKTVRAILPVHLAGVICDMEGILEIAKEYHLYVIEDAAHAFPAVHKDRKIGSFGDFTVFSFYATKGITTGEGGMVTTNHSHFADRIRLMRLHGINRETYDRPGWYYEVVSPGFKYNMTDVAAALGIVQLSEADDLWKRRIEIAELYKKEFVDLPFLHLPLAAPDGEHSWHLFRVEVDRASSKMDRDIFAAELKKRNIGSSLHFIPLYEHPFYNSRFGFKKEHFPNSNAMFARSLSIPLFPGMKDDDVQDVIKAVKEIFSGL, via the coding sequence ATGATCACAGCTCGCAAAACTTTTCTCCCTTTTGCTCTACCGTGTATTTCGGAAAGAGCTATCGAAGAAGTTTCTTCCGTTCTCCGCTCCGGATGGATCACCTCAGGTCCCAAGGTAAAAGAATTCGAAGAAGAATTTGCCCGCTATACCGGTTCCCAACACGCGCTTGCGCTGAATTCCGCAACAGCCGGTCTTCACCTCGCGCTCGAAGCGATCGGGATGAGTCGCGAAGATGCTGCAATCTGTCCCGCGGTCACATTCACAGCGACTGCGGAAGTGATCTGTTACTTCGATGCGGAGCCGATTCTCACGGACGTAGACCCGATCTTCAACCTTATGACGCCCGAAACTCTTCGTGCTACCATTGAGAGAGAATGTGTTTACCAAAACGGTTCCCTTCTTCATAAAAAAACGGGAAAGACAGTGAGAGCGATTCTTCCGGTTCATCTCGCGGGGGTGATCTGCGATATGGAAGGAATTCTTGAAATCGCAAAAGAATATCATCTTTATGTAATAGAGGACGCTGCCCACGCATTTCCCGCGGTTCATAAAGATCGCAAGATCGGAAGTTTCGGAGACTTTACGGTCTTTAGTTTTTACGCCACCAAAGGAATCACAACGGGCGAAGGAGGAATGGTCACCACAAACCATTCTCACTTTGCGGATAGAATCAGGCTCATGCGTCTTCACGGGATCAACCGCGAAACCTATGATCGTCCCGGATGGTATTACGAAGTAGTCTCTCCCGGTTTTAAATACAACATGACCGACGTAGCCGCGGCTTTGGGAATCGTTCAACTTTCCGAGGCGGATGATCTCTGGAAACGAAGAATTGAAATTGCCGAACTTTATAAAAAAGAATTTGTAGATCTCCCATTTCTTCATCTTCCACTTGCCGCTCCGGACGGAGAACATTCCTGGCATTTGTTTCGAGTGGAAGTGGATCGAGCTTCTTCCAAAATGGATCGGGATATCTTCGCTGCAGAATTAAAAAAACGGAATATAGGTTCCAGCCTTCATTTTATCCCTCTTTACGAACATCCGTTTTACAACTCTCGTTTCGGATTTAAAAAGGAACACTTTCCGAATTCAAACGCGATGTTTGCGAGATCGCTTTCCATTCCTTTGTTCCCCGGAATGAAAGACGACGACGTTCAGGACGTGATTAAGGCCGTCAAAGAAATCTTCAGCGGTCTTTAA
- a CDS encoding alpha/beta fold hydrolase, whose translation MKSLYSLFLTYYNWKKNRYMKKVLGFQDLTVETGGNSVYFLDKNPEKEKTIFLIHGLLDSATGLRRLAPKIRQDYRILIPDIPGFGKSKLPNIKYLYQVDVFGNLIYEAIRKLDLKNVVLGGHSMGALIAMHIALRDREKRISKLVLIAPGGIPHPKRDEMKELLFPKTEEDLLKLIQALYYETPELPGSIAKKALIASWNKLPNQFLTINTLQREEEIFLGKKLSAIRIPALIVSGKEDPITDVAMTKKLHSYLKKSKLVLIPGAKHAIHMEKPEELSLEINRYLD comes from the coding sequence ATGAAATCTTTGTATAGTTTATTCCTTACGTATTACAATTGGAAAAAAAATCGGTATATGAAAAAGGTCCTTGGGTTTCAGGATCTTACCGTTGAAACCGGAGGAAACTCGGTTTATTTTCTGGATAAAAATCCGGAGAAAGAAAAAACAATTTTTTTGATTCATGGGTTATTGGATTCTGCAACCGGTCTTCGCAGATTGGCTCCTAAAATTCGTCAGGATTACAGAATTCTGATTCCGGATATTCCCGGTTTTGGAAAAAGCAAGCTTCCGAATATCAAGTATCTATATCAAGTGGACGTGTTCGGAAATTTGATCTATGAAGCGATTCGAAAATTAGATTTGAAGAATGTTGTGTTAGGTGGACATTCTATGGGGGCGCTGATCGCGATGCATATCGCTCTCAGGGATCGCGAGAAAAGAATTTCCAAACTCGTTTTGATTGCCCCCGGAGGAATTCCGCATCCCAAACGAGACGAGATGAAAGAACTTTTGTTTCCAAAAACCGAAGAGGATCTGTTAAAACTCATCCAAGCTCTTTATTATGAAACACCGGAACTTCCCGGAAGTATCGCGAAAAAGGCTTTGATTGCATCTTGGAACAAGCTCCCCAATCAATTTCTAACGATCAATACTTTGCAAAGAGAAGAGGAGATCTTTTTAGGAAAAAAATTAAGTGCGATCCGAATTCCCGCTTTGATCGTTTCGGGAAAGGAGGACCCGATCACGGATGTTGCTATGACGAAAAAACTTCATTCTTATCTGAAAAAGAGCAAACTCGTTTTGATCCCCGGTGCGAAACATGCGATTCACATGGAAAAACCGGAAGAACTTTCCTTGGAGATCAATCGTTATTTAGATTGA
- a CDS encoding PAS domain S-box protein, with translation MSDSLILALRSFFYPVKEGILALDTKTEIILYTNPALETLLGYSSEELSGKPLDFILPSPTHPREAFTYKRNAPLKVYWQLKDKSGENKLVNFTVNTSSFDGQDVFLFYFTDRSEIQQTELRLYYMQSVLRTLRLLRQNLRYLTSESSVFQKLCDTLKENPHYFLVWAFFFKNGEFQIVGQKNLSMGLKQKIHSFISTNAPLPMRNLIDTQDNFIIHEFGSGKYPEWESIFADHKFRRSLSIGIREKERLLGGIEILSLEEMAFDSGENFLYEEIISDVHSSLQNAKTEKTRIENSKKLQFQGALLNSIEVPLISTDDEGYITYGNRSLERILGVYKEDFIDLPISEFLNLTPEIMNRLSKEEFRTEIKMKIFPDVEAPMLLASSRIRDEYGNSIGTILLLLDITEQKKNEELIRSSEIKLRNLFSAMNNGIVILTPDGIILEVAPILKFLLFQILDVNPGNNFFSLFTTNVSEEIKNGIENCLSSQRAVFLDVPIQFIEGEENFFSVKILPLKKYREDGEAVMLIFSDITQTKLLDKQLYETARFASIGELAAGIAHEVNNPLQASLLYLEDLIETEEPDSLERLKIYKRIEAASIRIRDLIKSLLDLGRTVAREKELVSPYYILLRACELIEVSCKKNGIELKRIASADLPKIRVTWQEIEQVLINCLVNAINAISEMETKPSSPKITITARKEFHLSRNSILFIVSDNGPGMTKEVLDKAFLPLFTTRRGKQGTGLGLAISQRIISEHNGTISLDSSPENGTRVLIRLPV, from the coding sequence ATGTCTGACTCTTTAATTTTAGCGCTTCGCTCCTTTTTTTATCCCGTTAAAGAAGGAATTCTCGCCTTGGATACTAAAACCGAAATCATTCTTTATACCAATCCGGCGCTCGAAACTCTTTTGGGTTATTCTTCGGAAGAATTATCCGGTAAGCCGTTAGATTTCATTCTTCCAAGTCCCACACATCCCAGAGAAGCGTTTACTTACAAAAGAAACGCCCCCCTCAAAGTCTATTGGCAGCTTAAAGATAAATCGGGCGAAAACAAACTCGTCAACTTTACCGTAAATACTTCGAGCTTTGACGGACAAGACGTGTTTTTATTTTACTTTACCGATCGTTCCGAGATCCAGCAGACGGAACTACGTCTTTACTATATGCAAAGTGTCTTAAGAACCCTCAGGCTCTTAAGACAAAATCTAAGATATCTGACTTCGGAAAGTTCGGTTTTTCAAAAACTTTGCGATACTCTCAAGGAAAATCCCCACTACTTTTTAGTTTGGGCTTTTTTTTTCAAAAACGGCGAGTTTCAAATCGTTGGACAAAAAAATCTGAGTATGGGGTTAAAACAAAAAATTCATTCCTTTATTTCCACCAATGCACCTCTTCCGATGAGAAATTTAATCGATACACAAGACAACTTTATCATTCACGAATTCGGAAGTGGAAAATATCCGGAATGGGAATCCATTTTTGCCGATCACAAATTCCGTCGAAGTCTATCGATCGGAATCCGGGAAAAGGAAAGACTTTTAGGGGGAATCGAAATTCTATCCTTGGAAGAAATGGCTTTCGATTCGGGCGAAAATTTTCTCTATGAAGAGATCATCTCCGATGTTCACAGCTCTCTTCAAAACGCAAAAACCGAAAAAACTCGGATCGAAAATTCCAAAAAACTGCAGTTTCAGGGAGCGTTGCTCAATTCCATCGAGGTTCCTCTTATATCCACGGACGATGAAGGATATATCACTTACGGGAACAGAAGTTTGGAAAGAATATTAGGAGTTTATAAAGAAGATTTCATAGATCTTCCGATTTCTGAATTTCTAAATCTTACCCCGGAAATCATGAACCGGCTTTCAAAGGAAGAGTTTAGAACTGAGATCAAAATGAAAATTTTCCCGGACGTGGAGGCTCCGATGCTGCTCGCGTCTTCGAGAATCCGGGACGAATATGGAAACTCGATAGGAACCATCCTTCTTTTATTGGATATCACCGAACAAAAGAAAAACGAAGAACTCATTCGTTCGTCGGAAATCAAACTTAGAAACTTATTTTCCGCCATGAACAACGGAATCGTGATTCTAACCCCGGACGGAATCATCCTTGAAGTCGCCCCGATTTTAAAATTCTTATTATTTCAGATTTTAGACGTAAACCCCGGAAATAATTTCTTCTCCCTTTTTACAACAAACGTATCCGAGGAGATTAAAAACGGAATCGAGAACTGTCTTTCCTCTCAAAGAGCGGTATTTTTAGACGTTCCAATTCAGTTTATCGAAGGTGAAGAAAATTTTTTCTCCGTCAAAATTCTGCCTCTCAAAAAATATAGAGAGGATGGAGAAGCGGTGATGTTAATTTTTTCGGATATCACGCAAACCAAACTTTTGGACAAACAACTCTACGAAACCGCTCGTTTCGCATCCATCGGAGAATTGGCTGCCGGAATCGCTCACGAAGTAAATAATCCTCTTCAAGCAAGTTTACTCTATCTCGAAGACCTGATTGAAACGGAAGAACCGGATTCCTTGGAAAGATTAAAAATCTATAAAAGAATCGAAGCGGCGAGCATACGGATTCGTGACTTGATCAAATCGCTGTTAGACTTAGGAAGAACCGTCGCGAGGGAAAAAGAATTGGTTTCTCCCTATTACATTCTTCTCAGAGCCTGCGAATTGATCGAAGTGTCTTGTAAGAAAAACGGAATCGAATTAAAAAGAATCGCGAGCGCGGACCTACCAAAAATTAGAGTCACTTGGCAGGAAATCGAACAAGTATTGATCAATTGTTTGGTCAACGCGATCAATGCGATTTCCGAAATGGAAACAAAACCTTCTTCGCCCAAAATCACAATTACCGCTCGAAAAGAATTCCATCTCAGTCGAAACTCGATTCTTTTTATCGTTTCCGATAACGGCCCTGGAATGACAAAGGAAGTTCTTGATAAAGCGTTTCTTCCGTTGTTTACTACAAGAAGGGGCAAACAAGGGACCGGGTTGGGGCTCGCAATCTCTCAACGAATCATCTCCGAACATAACGGAACGATTTCGTTGGATTCTTCTCCCGAAAATGGGACTAGGGTTTTGATTCGCCTTCCCGTATAG
- a CDS encoding response regulator, whose amino-acid sequence MESKSTAVLVIDDESEIRMVLERVISREGYKVFLAKDYDSGIEIISNQKIDVVISDIVMNGKNGLEVAKEIRKINENIPVILMTGNPDLTTAEEAVRNRAFDYISKPIRRTNILEVLEKAKKEKENRDKHSESLLKSETENTKLAQRAKDLYLQNYNILNATSDCVITLDQELKFSSMNQSALNSFGYTEDEIIGKHFNILIPTDKEIFYMEKVAQLLKRKKKRQIARISHSDLQSKNGEVRTYDISICYYDIEGQTYYTGIARDITNKLLISEKLIDAERRAFLSTLASSIGHEINNSLTAIQGHIEIAKLPDSTDPIRQKAIQITWGQLIKLKTLTNNLLQLGKPGESVKKPSEQINLNESVESVIDVFQKTSRLKNCQIHFKPDPQSILIESNQDQLSLLLSNIMLNSADATGNRGNITINVHVRNHHPIVSILDDGIGMDEEVIRKIYQPYFTTKGIGKGTGLGMFVAKEIADQYGIRIEIESEPNSGTEFRLIFPDKV is encoded by the coding sequence ATGGAATCAAAGTCTACAGCAGTTCTCGTAATCGACGACGAATCAGAAATCCGAATGGTTCTGGAAAGAGTCATTTCCAGAGAAGGATACAAAGTCTTTTTGGCAAAGGACTACGATTCCGGTATCGAAATCATCAGTAATCAAAAAATAGACGTGGTCATTTCCGATATCGTAATGAATGGAAAAAACGGTCTCGAAGTTGCAAAAGAAATTCGAAAAATCAACGAAAATATCCCGGTAATTCTTATGACCGGAAATCCGGATCTTACCACAGCGGAAGAAGCGGTCCGCAACCGCGCCTTTGATTATATTTCAAAACCCATCCGAAGAACCAATATTCTCGAAGTATTGGAAAAAGCGAAAAAAGAAAAAGAAAACCGGGACAAACATTCGGAATCGCTGCTCAAATCGGAAACTGAAAACACAAAACTTGCGCAAAGAGCAAAAGATCTTTATTTACAAAATTATAATATTCTTAATGCCACGAGCGATTGCGTAATCACTTTGGATCAGGAGTTAAAATTCTCAAGTATGAACCAATCCGCGCTTAACTCATTCGGTTATACGGAGGATGAAATTATCGGAAAACATTTCAACATTCTTATTCCCACGGACAAAGAAATTTTCTACATGGAAAAAGTGGCGCAGCTTTTAAAAAGAAAAAAGAAAAGACAAATTGCAAGAATCAGTCATTCCGATCTACAAAGCAAAAACGGAGAAGTCAGAACCTACGACATTTCTATTTGTTATTACGATATCGAAGGTCAGACATATTACACTGGTATCGCAAGAGATATCACGAATAAACTTTTGATTTCGGAAAAATTGATCGATGCGGAACGAAGAGCGTTTTTGTCCACTCTTGCTTCGAGTATCGGACACGAGATCAATAATTCCTTAACTGCGATTCAAGGTCATATCGAAATCGCCAAACTTCCGGACTCGACGGATCCAATTCGTCAAAAAGCAATTCAGATCACTTGGGGGCAATTGATCAAATTAAAAACCCTGACCAATAATCTTTTGCAATTGGGAAAACCGGGAGAAAGCGTAAAAAAACCGTCCGAACAGATCAATCTAAACGAATCCGTAGAAAGTGTGATCGACGTATTTCAAAAAACGTCCCGTCTAAAGAACTGTCAGATCCACTTTAAACCGGATCCCCAGTCGATTTTGATCGAATCCAATCAGGATCAGCTTTCCTTGTTACTCTCCAATATTATGCTCAATTCGGCGGACGCCACAGGTAACCGCGGCAACATAACTATCAACGTGCACGTTAGGAACCATCATCCGATCGTTTCTATTCTTGACGACGGAATCGGGATGGACGAAGAAGTAATTCGGAAAATTTATCAACCGTATTTTACCACAAAAGGAATCGGAAAAGGAACCGGATTGGGAATGTTCGTTGCAAAAGAAATCGCGGATCAATACGGAATCCGGATCGAAATCGAATCGGAGCCGAACTCAGGAACCGAATTCCGTTTGATTTTTCCGGATAAGGTATAA
- a CDS encoding aminoglycoside phosphotransferase family protein: MTLSISLSDAELRFLDLSGKHPEKITPITLEASDRKYYRVSYGDQTLILCKDVRFQHDFVEIADFLNHHHFTVPEIIKKDLIHFLILMTDGGEKDLTSVTDNVEYREWLVKSIELLVKLQKTNPHAPVSTREFDFEKFHIESEFTYSNYLKFQNQFQLKTQLRSEVKIFIEETSAFLAEYPIKVFCHRDFHGRNLLINSANEICMIDFQDARMGTPFYDLASILYDAYRPIPFAMRQGLYQLFIKLSDQNFPRSKECYYLQCLQRSYKALGSYFYLVTDKKMDKYRSSVFSALDNLIEIVQAGLFPDQLYVFFHLLKEELLSNYSFIKKIES, translated from the coding sequence ATGACTCTTTCAATCTCTCTCTCCGACGCGGAACTTCGATTTTTAGATCTGTCAGGCAAACATCCGGAGAAAATCACGCCGATCACTTTAGAAGCCTCCGATCGAAAATACTATCGAGTGTCCTATGGCGATCAAACTTTGATTCTTTGTAAGGATGTTCGATTTCAACACGACTTTGTGGAAATTGCAGACTTTTTGAACCATCATCATTTTACGGTTCCAGAAATCATCAAAAAGGATTTGATTCATTTTCTGATACTTATGACCGACGGAGGAGAAAAAGATCTTACTTCGGTTACGGATAACGTAGAATACAGGGAATGGCTCGTAAAATCGATCGAACTTCTCGTAAAACTCCAAAAGACAAATCCCCACGCTCCCGTAAGCACGCGTGAATTTGACTTCGAAAAATTTCACATTGAAAGTGAATTCACATATTCTAATTATTTGAAGTTTCAAAATCAATTTCAACTCAAAACACAGCTCAGAAGCGAGGTGAAAATTTTTATAGAGGAAACTTCCGCATTTTTAGCGGAATATCCGATAAAAGTTTTTTGTCACAGGGATTTTCACGGAAGAAATCTTTTGATCAATTCCGCAAACGAAATTTGTATGATCGATTTTCAAGATGCGAGAATGGGAACTCCGTTTTATGATTTGGCCAGCATTCTCTACGACGCATACAGACCCATTCCATTTGCGATGAGACAGGGACTTTATCAACTTTTTATCAAACTCAGCGATCAAAATTTCCCCCGTTCGAAAGAATGCTACTATCTGCAATGTCTTCAGCGCTCTTACAAGGCATTAGGATCCTATTTCTATCTGGTTACCGATAAAAAAATGGACAAATACCGTTCCAGTGTATTCAGTGCGCTTGATAACCTGATTGAGATCGTACAAGCCGGTTTATTTCCGGACCAACTCTATGTCTTTTTTCATCTTCTAAAAGAAGAACTTTTATCAAACTATTCCTTTATAAAAAAAATAGAATCATGA
- a CDS encoding sugar phosphate nucleotidyltransferase: MKYFIPAAGFGTRMKELTKDLPKPLLAVNKIPLIYYALFQAWKQDAEGAVINVHFQGDKILKALEKFSLFPIVFSNEKKEILGTAGGIRTGLEKAGWMGETIGIINPDFLYFPSPDFKLPNHLDESSDCLLYLLSQPTSSGYTGLSLNKGSVSFEKGNLFYVGISVLNSSILQEVKPETFADLSHNFRDLAQKKRLSGVLFPGIALDLGEKEYYISLKDQDFLKELGPKWEEFLDLCFIP, from the coding sequence CTGAAGTATTTTATTCCAGCAGCCGGTTTTGGAACAAGAATGAAGGAACTGACCAAAGACCTTCCGAAACCCTTGCTTGCAGTTAACAAAATTCCCCTTATTTATTACGCCCTCTTTCAAGCTTGGAAACAAGATGCGGAAGGCGCGGTGATCAACGTTCATTTTCAGGGAGACAAAATTCTCAAAGCCTTGGAAAAATTCTCCCTATTTCCGATCGTATTTTCGAACGAAAAAAAAGAAATCCTCGGAACGGCGGGAGGGATTAGAACCGGTTTGGAAAAAGCGGGATGGATGGGAGAAACGATCGGAATCATCAATCCTGACTTTTTGTACTTTCCAAGTCCTGATTTTAAATTGCCAAATCACCTAGACGAATCTTCTGATTGTCTTTTGTATCTTCTTTCTCAACCAACAAGTTCCGGTTATACGGGATTAAGCCTAAACAAAGGAAGCGTTTCTTTTGAAAAAGGAAATCTATTTTATGTCGGAATCTCCGTTTTGAACAGCTCGATTCTTCAAGAAGTCAAGCCGGAAACGTTCGCGGATCTTTCGCATAACTTTCGCGATCTTGCCCAAAAAAAACGGTTATCGGGAGTTTTGTTTCCGGGAATTGCCTTAGATCTTGGAGAAAAAGAATATTATATTTCCCTAAAGGACCAGGACTTTTTAAAGGAATTAGGACCCAAATGGGAGGAATTTTTAGATCTTTGTTTTATACCGTAA
- a CDS encoding glucose-6-phosphate isomerase: MIRLETRFASSFVDSKKLEPFLSKAESARKTLHSSTGKGSEYLGWLMLPNEIQNFEIDRIVQAAERLRVLSEVIVIIGIGGSYLGSRAVLEATLPFFRSPSKGDPEIIFAGHHLESRYLSELMEYLKDRDFSVNVISKSGTTTEPAVVFRLLWELLHKKYGTGAAERVVATTDSSKGALKTFADAEGLETFTIPDTVGGRYSVLTPVGLLPLAAAGIPIRKLIFGFQNILTSLHSDSNPISNPATHYAALRNYFLSSGKIVEILANFNPSLHYLSEWWKQLFGESEGKENKGIFPASMDFTTDLHSLGQYVQEGKRILFETVLSPSLVNSNITLTPTSDNLDSLNFLSGNTIGHVNEQARLGTLLAHADGGVPCLELIFPDISLESLGAVMYFFEYSCAISGYSLGVNPFDQPGVEAYKKNMFALLNKSGFETEGAILRKRIHGG; this comes from the coding sequence ATGATCCGATTAGAAACCAGATTTGCTTCTTCGTTTGTCGATTCTAAAAAATTGGAACCCTTTTTATCCAAAGCGGAATCCGCGCGCAAAACTCTTCATTCTTCCACTGGGAAAGGAAGCGAATATTTAGGATGGCTTATGCTTCCAAATGAAATACAAAATTTCGAAATTGATAGAATCGTCCAAGCCGCGGAACGTCTTCGTGTTTTATCGGAAGTAATCGTGATCATCGGAATCGGAGGTTCCTATCTTGGATCCCGCGCAGTATTGGAAGCGACCCTCCCTTTCTTTAGATCTCCTTCTAAAGGAGATCCCGAAATCATTTTTGCAGGACATCATCTTGAATCCAGATACTTATCCGAGTTGATGGAATATTTGAAGGATCGTGATTTTTCCGTCAACGTGATTTCAAAATCCGGAACAACCACGGAGCCGGCGGTTGTTTTTCGCCTTCTTTGGGAACTCTTGCATAAAAAATACGGAACCGGTGCAGCTGAGAGAGTTGTTGCCACAACCGATTCTTCCAAAGGAGCGTTGAAAACATTCGCGGATGCGGAAGGATTGGAAACGTTTACGATTCCGGACACTGTGGGGGGCCGCTATTCCGTCCTGACACCGGTCGGTTTGTTGCCGCTTGCGGCCGCAGGAATTCCGATTCGAAAACTTATATTCGGATTTCAGAATATACTAACAAGTCTTCATTCTGACTCGAATCCTATTTCCAATCCGGCAACACATTACGCGGCGCTTCGAAATTATTTTTTATCCTCCGGAAAAATCGTGGAGATTTTAGCGAACTTTAATCCCTCTTTGCATTATCTCTCGGAATGGTGGAAACAATTGTTCGGAGAAAGCGAAGGCAAGGAAAATAAGGGAATTTTTCCCGCTTCTATGGACTTTACAACCGATCTCCATTCTTTGGGTCAGTATGTTCAAGAAGGAAAGCGGATTTTATTTGAAACGGTGTTAAGTCCTTCTTTAGTGAATTCTAATATTACTTTAACTCCTACTTCTGATAATCTTGATTCTCTTAATTTTCTTTCAGGGAATACGATCGGACACGTGAACGAACAGGCACGGTTAGGAACTCTTCTTGCACACGCTGACGGAGGAGTGCCTTGTTTGGAGTTGATTTTTCCCGATATATCGCTCGAGTCATTGGGAGCGGTAATGTATTTTTTTGAATATTCTTGTGCGATTTCTGGTTATTCTCTCGGAGTCAATCCGTTTGATCAACCGGGTGTAGAGGCATATAAGAAGAATATGTTTGCGCTTTTAAACAAATCCGGTTTTGAAACGGAAGGTGCAATTCTTCGAAAAAGAATTCACGGAGGTTAA
- the galK gene encoding galactokinase, whose protein sequence is MDQKELSRILDNVFPNSGHKEKVRFFSAPGRINIIGEHVDYAGGIVLPAAIDVFIKIAIRKNQAGKFRIHSVSSGETIESESVSYDSEHSWVNYAYGVIEEFRKLRHIAVFFDLVIWGNIPQGAGLSSSAAFEVAVAFALSEIHGWKFSREEIALLCQRAENNFVGVNCGIMDQFIISTAKKDSCIALNTQSLKYEFYEMLLEGYEFYLIDSKVKHSLKDSAYNDRRNEVESAFQKIKKHRPEFTTLYQVEPEDLENPSWNLNEIEKKRARHVTQERYRTGWMIQNLKIGNAKEVGKILFECHKSLSNNYEVSCEETDFIVEELEKENALGARMIGGGFGGCVLILDINGRKDILFEKIKNRYSAKFGNEPKLYTFRISDGVKEF, encoded by the coding sequence ATGGATCAAAAAGAATTATCAAGAATACTCGACAATGTTTTTCCAAACTCAGGGCATAAGGAAAAGGTGAGATTTTTTTCCGCGCCCGGCAGAATCAATATTATCGGAGAACACGTCGATTATGCGGGAGGAATCGTTTTGCCGGCAGCGATCGATGTTTTCATCAAGATCGCAATTCGAAAGAATCAAGCAGGAAAATTTAGAATTCATTCAGTCTCTTCGGGAGAAACAATAGAATCCGAATCGGTCTCGTATGATTCGGAACATTCTTGGGTAAACTACGCTTACGGAGTCATTGAAGAATTTAGAAAGCTCAGGCACATCGCAGTTTTTTTCGACTTGGTCATCTGGGGAAATATTCCACAAGGCGCTGGGCTTTCTTCGTCTGCGGCTTTCGAAGTCGCGGTCGCTTTTGCGCTTTCGGAAATTCACGGCTGGAAATTTTCCAGAGAAGAAATCGCGTTATTATGTCAAAGAGCGGAAAACAATTTCGTCGGCGTGAACTGCGGAATCATGGATCAATTTATCATCTCAACTGCTAAAAAAGATTCTTGTATTGCTTTGAATACGCAAAGTCTCAAGTATGAGTTTTACGAAATGCTTCTCGAAGGCTATGAATTCTATTTGATCGACTCGAAAGTAAAACATTCCCTCAAAGACAGCGCTTATAACGATCGAAGAAACGAAGTCGAATCCGCCTTTCAGAAGATCAAAAAGCACAGACCGGAATTTACGACACTTTATCAAGTGGAACCGGAAGACCTGGAGAACCCTTCCTGGAATTTAAATGAAATCGAAAAAAAAAGAGCAAGACACGTAACTCAGGAACGGTATCGAACCGGTTGGATGATCCAAAATCTTAAGATTGGTAATGCAAAAGAAGTAGGAAAGATTCTTTTCGAATGTCATAAATCCTTATCCAATAACTATGAAGTTTCGTGTGAAGAAACGGATTTTATAGTCGAAGAATTAGAAAAAGAAAATGCTCTCGGTGCAAGAATGATCGGGGGTGGTTTCGGAGGTTGTGTTTTGATACTGGACATAAACGGAAGAAAAGATATACTGTTTGAAAAAATAAAAAATCGTTACTCCGCGAAATTCGGAAATGAACCTAAGTTATATACTTTTCGAATTTCAGACGGAGTAAAAGAATTTTAA